The Tubulanus polymorphus chromosome 4, tnTubPoly1.2, whole genome shotgun sequence genomic interval TTGATAAAATTGTTGGTCCTAATTATTGATTAAGCTTCTCTGGGACTTGTTCAATATCATCACCATATTTACCAATTCACAATTAAGCTCAACGTTGAATTTTGACACATcagattcaatatttttcaaaatctgatacTCTCCGAACactaactccttgattcctgcTGATAGTTTTCTATATTACTTGCTTTTTACATTTCCCGACAGGAAAAACGTTGCAAGGAGTGAAATACAATGATTTAGTGattctaaatcaattttccGACAGGCAGCTGGTCATTTAAACATAAACGTACACAATAGAACAATCCCCAAATTTGGTTCGACGCCATTCTAATGGCCATTACAAACATGCTGGTGCTCAGCCATGCATGACTTCTTTTTGCATTTCAACATATCATTCTCAAATAGAAAcaggaaacttctttattagtAACACATTTTTTGACAGACCCTGTATACGGTAACTCATCATTCTTGACGGACATCTGCTATCGGTTAATTGAttgtatataaaatgaaaGTCTGTCGTGCACATCAAGAAATAAACTAGATATACGAAATAGATTTCTGTTTATATGGTTCCGGAAgtgggtgacaaaaccaagaACATCCCGTTTTGTCCTGTTATCTTTTGTTATGTCTCCTCGTGTTCGTAATGTCGCCATTTTCATGTCGTGAACTCGTTGGCGTATGGctcgaatcagccaccataattgATAAATTGTCACGAGGAAGATATAAAACTGTTTGTTTTTCAATCTTTAGTGTGTTCCCATCTCTAAATATCGTCAAATCACATAATATGTTCACCTCCATgcataaaaaaaaatcagaaagCATGAAATTCAAAGTGCAAAGAAAGACTTTCTGGAGTTGGATTCCACTGACATGTGTTTGTTAGTGTGTTCGGATTGACGTTGAACTTTGATATTCAAGTTGCACGCCTGTTGATAAAACGTAAAATTATCCTCAGACACAATTGAAATGAACACCGCGCACATGGTGCAATTCTCAAAACAATGAGAAGACTTTGCATAAtgaatattcactttcaactCATTTCGACAGAGAACGTTCTCGGTATCACTAAAGGTAAGCGAACGTACCGCACGATCCTTCTAAAACAATTTCTCCAAGTGAATAAAGTCAACAGTATCCAAGTgacgaattgaaaatgaatgatattaGTCGCATATAAGATTTAAGAGCAAGATATAGAAGAATCTTATCTAAACGTCCAagttttttggtttttcatctttctcgACATTTTTCATACTGAACTTTTATTCTTGACTCTCATTGATTGCAATTTACAGTTATGATTCCAAGCCTGTCTCACGTTTGGGCTACAATTTTCGCAGTTATTTTTTGCTGCGGAATTATTTCGGCCTGGGTTGTCAGTTCGTACGACACCAAGTTCGATTTCGCATGTAAAGATGGTGAACACATATACTCAATCGAGAGCAAACACGCTAATAGCAAAGAAGACAGATTGTGGAGTTTTCTGTGCCGCCCGGGTTACGTTTCTACAGATTGTGCCTTCACCGTACACCACGTCAATAGTTATTACAATGGTCTAGACTACAAGTGCCCCGataatacaataatcacaGGTGTCTCAAGCGAACACAAGGATAGGGATAGAATTTGGAAATATAGATGCTGTAAGGTTAGTTAACGCGATAGccacatttagatttatatacatgtatgtacccTATCTGTATAAATGCTACACATTTGTATTATTATACGATTCTTTAAAGTCTATGAAGTCTATGTTGTATCAGTCTATGAAGTGTTGATTACCAACGACAATTTAACAATTAATATTTGTTGCAATGACGTAAAGGATAGATTATTTCTATCCATCTTCAGAGATTGATATAGAATAAATCTTgacattttagtttttaacCTCCATATTTGGATTCTTTGAGATACAaatggtttatttgaaatttcagttgaatacaCTTCCTGGCACGGATTGCTATTCGACAAATCATATCAACCACGGTGATGAACATTTCTTGTACGAAATCCCATATGACGAGTCAATCGTTGGATTTAAGAGCGATTACGATGACCCTACAAGGTACGTAGCAAAGTGTTCAAGAGTAAGAATATATAAACAATAGGTCAAAATCGAGTCATGACAATTCGCAATCTGAATGTACTCAACTCATCAACGATTATCCACAGGGGAGATTCAGTAGGTCAACGGTATGTATTGGAAGATAATAAAAAGGCACCATAATCATGCCCCTAAAAACGAGTAATTTCATACTATCTGAAATTATGAGGCACTTATTGTGATGTGTTTAAGATTTTTTCGTAGGCCTTTTAAACTCTAAAAAAATACACTTCAAAAAACGGGAACTATCGGATTGCCCGGATCttttaatagaaaatagatAGAATTGGTAGAAGGATTATACACATAACTACGTCAGATCAATGAATATTTGCTGAAAGCCGTTAGTCGTAATATTGTGGACCTGGTTTCATGATATATACGATCAGTTTGTTTGTCGTTTAGATACTATACCCTATGGTATACGACGGGACCACGCGGCCTTTGACGAGTTGCCCGCGCACTGTacgcagccagcaggactcgaacccattTGTCGCTCCTGACAGTGAATGCAACTGCATTATACCCCTTATCATACAGACGAGAGGCTGCTTTCAATTTGTTACCGATGTTCATTTCGAATTTGTCATATCCACGTTGATACAAAACTAATTCAATTATAAACTCCTAGAAAATGCTTTAACAAATATATGTTCCCATACTTCCTCAATATCAAAGACAATACAATACGCGCATTCTGTCGAATCTTACAGGGATCGCCGTTGGATCATCCATATATGCAGATTTACCACTTGCCACGCAACAAAAATGAAGGTCCTTGATTTCGTAGTTCCAAAATTCGTCGGAATTCGAAGAATAGGTCAGACCACGGGCACAAATTGCGCAAACAACAGTCTCGATATGGTTACACTGGAAGGAAGTCAATCAAGCGCAGAGACGACAACAATCAGCGATTCTGAATCAAAAACCTGGACCTACGGCAGATCAATAACAGTTACAGCTAGTATAAAAGCTGGTTTCTTGGGAAATGCTGGCGCAGTAGCTTTTTCTGCATCATTATCATCGAAAAATGCAAATACAAAAGGCAAGGTTAACATAACATCACACGTCGAAACAAATACAAACAAGGCAACTGATAGATTAGAATACCGCGGGCCAGCATCGGGCTTAATCATAGCTACTGCTAAGCTGTATACATTCGACAGAAGTTCCGTAAACGTAGAGCTTGATATAACTTGTGAGGATGGTACAGAGTTTAAAGAGAGGAAAAAAGTCGCATTAAGCCAAAGTGTTTACTCTGGTGTACACTTTTCCAAAGAGACTGGATTTTACAATCCACGACGATGTCAACCACATAATCCCTGTCTTTACGCGTTACAGAACGGTTTAAGCGAGTCAGAACCATTCGGGATCACTCGAAAATTCCAAgactgttttaaaaatggtGTTGgacataccacgttgaaagatgattatacACACGGTAAATTTCCATTCCATATTCCAAGGGGCTAgctgctcaaaagttggttcaaATTATTAATCGGTTATGCTCTTGGTTATGGTTGCAATGCAGTCCTAtgcactatgtcaactatccgcaactggccccagggttTTAAAGCTACTCGGAAGATTCCTCTTTCTACTTATTGCGTATATGTATACCGTCTTACATTGAAACTATCAATTTCTATTTACAGTACCTGGTTATATCGGTTGTTACGCGGACAAATGGAATCCAAGAGATTTGTCCGGGGAGGTTTTGATAAGCAACAATTTAACCATTGAGATGTGTAAAACATTCTGTGGTTCGAAAGGTAGGCGTTTCGTTTTTAATGTGTTGTCTTGAGTTTTCGTCTTACCAGCTGCGTATTGCAATCAAATGCgagtttgatagaatttaagATGAGAAACCCCGATGACATTAATCGTTACATTTTTATCATGGCTCCATTGATGGGCCggccaatttattttttgcttATCTATCGAATAAGATATTTGGTATCATCAACATCAATTTAATTGGTGATCTATTATCGGGTACATGGCATAGTATGATAAATAGCAGAATAGTTCTGTTTGGTGGATGATTCAGGCCATGATAAAAAAATAACATGAGACACAATCTCcataatgttttttaattagCGCGAAAAATCTGTTTAGATCTTTTGAGTTGGTGTCTCTTAAAGACCTACCACACCTGCTGGGAGCAAAACAGAGCCATTGATTCTgtaatcggaaatcgaagaaTCTGTTTTGACGCTACATTGTCTACTGTTTCTGCCAACATTGATTTAGATTACGAAAGTTGAATTGAAAAGATTCGAATTAACCGCATAGCAATATTGACTCGAACTGTCAGACACAACGATATTTCGTATCGTTCATCGTTCTTTATCGTTCCTACAATGTTTCAAATGGTTTTCTACAGGCAGAAGATTTGCCGGGTTGCAATTTTCTAACGAATGTTATTGCGGTGACAGTTATGGCAAATACGGGAAGAAATCACAATCCGAATGTAATAGGGCGTGTGTAGCGGAACCGAGGAAAAAATGTGGAGGCGCGAATAGAAACTCAATCTATGAAGTACTTCCCGATTATCTAGGTTGCTCCATCgacaatattgataataaagatttgtcAATAAAGTATGCAACAACATCGAAAAGTGTCAATTTGAAAAAGTGTTTAGAGTATTGCCGGTCGTCGGGTGAGTAGACCGAAACATCCAGGGATCAGTTAACCAAAGCTTGTTTGGAGTTACTTTGATAACTAAACAAGCTGATGGAAAAGACCGAATCGATAAATTTCTACCTAAAATTTGCAAAACCTGACTGTCaccaaatattaaaaatataaagttcATTCACAGGTTACAGTTTTGCTGGTTTGCAATACAACGATAAGTTTCAAAAAGTTGATTGTCGCTGTGGAAATAGCTATGGCAAATATGGTGGAACATCACTGAAAAATTGCGATGTACCAAACCCAGAAAACGATAAAGAAAAATACGGACGAGTCGGTTTTAATTCCATCTACAAAGTCTACCCTAGTTATGTCGGTTGTTATAAATCGAGTGGAGGCCAggaagataaatgtatttacatTGGTTGTTACGAAGATGTTATCAGTGATAGGGATCTGCTAGATAGATGGAAAACAACGGCCCCAATGGATACAGGAAAATGTTTAACTGAATGTCGATCAAGAGGTAAATACATACGTAGACGGTGCcattacagaaaaaaaaaacagtttagAAGCAGCAATATTCGTTTTCAAAAGTTACATTAAAACTTGACTATGTATTGTGAAACGAAAAGCCCCTTTTCTTTAGATGTTTGTCCTAGGTTGTGAAATGAAGgtgatatgattattttattatGACAATGATGttaattatcattactaaGATAATGATCATTATCTAAATGGCCCCCTTTCCAAATGTGAAAATGATGGGAATGAACTTTAAACtgcattcattttcatcaaaattcaaaatctttttttctccATTACAAACATATTACACAACTATACAATAATCATCAACGATGCGAGATGAGCCAAGTTGGCTGTACGCAAATACAGGGTTCTGTACCCGTGTGGTAAACTAACATTAACACTAATAACATTTCAATTATATTTAGGTTACGTATACGCGGGTTTACAGTATAGTGAGGCATGTTTCTGTGGTAGGAGCTACGGTAAACATGGAGGAAGGAGAGCAGAGTCTGAATGCGGCTTGATATGCACTGGTAATATTCATCAAATGTGTGGCGGTTTCAGTAGAAACTCTATCTACCTTTGCTCTAGAGATAAAATGTCAGTTGATAAATGTATCAATTGGTGTCGAGGTTTTAGCACCAACGGTAAGCTCTTCTTACAGAGAAAAAGGGATTTAACAGCCCTCTAGCCCAATCAACCTAGATGCAATAgctaatttatttttgaattcgGAAGAGAAGCCAGCGTCATATAGAAATTAGATAGTTGATATGATGATGTGCATCTCCTTGATTCAttataatacaaaacaaatattatacAAAACAGAATCATGGGGATCACAGAGGAATCATAAGGCTGAAATATGTGAGGAACTAGTCTCAATGTATGATATATTTGTCTTTCTAGATTTCCGATATGTTTACGCTAAACTTTCTGAAGGTAATCGATGTACATGCGCCACAAAATCAGACTCTCGTAGAGGGACACTACTAGCTACTGGCAAATGCACTAAACCATGCGACGGTGATAAAAACCAAATCTGTGGTGGTGACGGCAAACATTCTATTTATAAGATACAAGAAACTCTCTAAACTACAGTATGCCTGGGGAAAATTTACATACGGTACTTAAATGGTTCGGACATACTTGATTTGCTTCTGAAAGTCAAATATAAAACCTCATCCAATTGAAAGAATAAAATAGATTACAGAAATCAGTTTTTTTGAGTTACAATGTATTTTCATGGTACGAGGCTCCAGTAATTTCTAATAGCCTACTTGGGAGTAAGTTTGCGTTTGCTTTTCGTCCATCGTCCATCTGACCGTCCATTCTTCtatttatattggtacctgTATGCATATTATGTACCCGCAATCGAATTGCAAAAGTATAGATCATGACACGCTCTATCTTTATGGTGAgcttcaaggtcattggttgctgtatatgttcaccaggaGGCGTTGAAAAGCAGAATAACAAAGTATTTCCGGATATATTGGTAGCCATGCATATTTCATAACCAAAATCAATTGCagaattgtagctcatgacaagCTCTGTGATAATGATAAGCTTGAAGctcattgattttatgtattaATTCACGAGCGGGTGTTGAATGTTGAATTGTCAGACTTTCAAGCATTTCTCGGGCAACAGGATAGGGCAATGATGTCCCCAGACCCCTAGTTTTCTTTTGTGCATAGAGCTTTtcttttgaacatagagcgTATTGGATAATGGCCTTAAACTGACATTCTTGAGAGTTCATAAGGATATTTCGTAGAGACTCATTGGCCGAAGAGGTGCTGCCGATCAAGAACACCATTGAAGTATATAGGGACATAACAGTTCGGTCGCAGGATAATAGGTAGAAAACCAAACTGTTTTTCCCTTGATTCTTAGTAACCGAAATCCCTTATGTCAAGAAAGGCAGTATCGGAATTGCTCAGAGACATGCTCACTCCATACGACTTATCATCGTCGAAAGCTCAAGTCCCGTTGAGATATACCTCTCTGGGTTGGTTCACCGATAAAGCGATATTCGCGTTGCAAAATAATGGTATAAACGAATTCGTTCGAATCTTATCTGTGATATCTGGCGGAGTGTAATCGCCAGTCAACTATGGTTAAATATTTGGACTAATGTTTGAGaagatttttaaaataatgCGAGAATAAAATATTGTTGTGGTCTTAAAGCCAgtgttttagttttacatGACACACTAATTTAACCGCTTTTAAAGCCACCAATGCGtcagaaaaattgaatttgaaaataacacaTTTTGAAGTTCTGGTACGGTACTGTTTCCACCAATTGTTATGGTTCTCCAGCGATTGATGGTTGCTGAGTGTCTACCAGTGTTGTGTGCAGTGTTGGTAAATCTTCTTACTTTGTTGGTATACATCTCACACGCGTATAATCCGCTTTGTAAAACAACTCGAACTACTTCTTACTACTAAGTCTCTCTAGCCATCTTTCTTTTCTCTTCACCGAAGGTATACATTCTATCTATGCAGCTCTTgcttttccttcttttctgaCTACAATATCTTCCCAAAGCATAACTGAGACTCCTCTAAAACCTATCTAAACTAAAAACCCTCCCGTTTATATCGTTTTA includes:
- the LOC141904432 gene encoding millepora cytotoxin-1-like; this encodes MNIHFQLISTENVLGITKVMIPSLSHVWATIFAVIFCCGIISAWVVSSYDTKFDFACKDGEHIYSIESKHANSKEDRLWSFLCRPGYVSTDCAFTVHHVNSYYNGLDYKCPDNTIITGVSSEHKDRDRIWKYRCCKLNTLPGTDCYSTNHINHGDEHFLYEIPYDESIVGFKSDYDDPTRGDSVGQRYVLEDNKKAP